One Bifidobacterium angulatum DSM 20098 = JCM 7096 DNA window includes the following coding sequences:
- a CDS encoding sensor histidine kinase, with product MTPPRHEPFERDPNDPSRLNDANESHGVNEQYGVNEPHDSQASCESADTENPSAPIDGGASDGDATNAASTPAQSAQSTQPAQPAQPAHKNRFAWFRNRGQAKANQAKATAAAGAEAFKTKHRTLAKLFFYKFDRFSLSTKLVACTLVVLIVGTVGISTAIRQLVSSYLLQKTDNQLISQRSLILSNTTMLRGSNSQSSGMGNNYFLQVRYVENGEFTGKVSTPLVPSVAGLSGNSIVSMPKLPANSQITDDMFGKPFTTSAMLRTVTNDANGGFDLNGVDVVPNEGGNASGSGDTGGDTNNKAERFAAGGNVLQAARSPWRVAAFKWVEPDGKNNETVKGVVFIGLSLSDQIDIINTLTQYCVTVGIAIVLLGGSLSALIIRRTLRPLKRIEKTAAQIAVGDLSQRVPPAPENTEVGSLSTSLNTMLARIERSFHEQEQTTEKMKRFVSDASHELRTPLAAIHGYAELYTMQRDLPGALERADESIAHIERSSQRMTVLVEDLLSLARLDEGRGIDMTQQVSLTSLVADATDDLHALDPEREVTRGTITLKPADGEHPCDFAIEEGQMQPISLIGDASRLRQVVTNIIGNVHRYTPSDSPVRVSMGTMLASIDQHTLATLPPTDASLRQFLDAAEVGQSMSTGTAYAVMRFEDHGPGAPEETRSQLFERFYTADPSRARAKGGTGLGLAIALSVVRAHQGFICATETPGGGLTFTIVLPLAHIDDGVGGSGSAGAAAGAGVGAAGSAGIK from the coding sequence ATGACACCCCCTCGGCATGAACCGTTCGAGCGGGATCCAAACGATCCAAGCAGGCTGAACGATGCGAACGAATCGCATGGTGTGAATGAGCAGTATGGCGTGAACGAGCCGCATGATTCGCAGGCCTCCTGCGAAAGCGCGGATACCGAGAACCCGAGTGCTCCCATTGACGGTGGCGCTTCGGATGGTGACGCCACCAATGCGGCATCTACGCCAGCCCAGTCAGCCCAGTCAACTCAGCCAGCCCAGCCGGCCCAGCCGGCCCACAAAAACCGGTTCGCCTGGTTCCGCAATCGCGGTCAGGCCAAAGCCAACCAGGCCAAAGCCACGGCTGCAGCCGGCGCGGAAGCCTTCAAAACCAAGCATCGCACACTCGCCAAACTCTTCTTCTACAAATTCGACCGCTTCTCGCTGAGCACTAAACTAGTGGCCTGCACGCTGGTCGTACTCATCGTCGGCACCGTCGGCATCTCCACGGCCATCCGCCAGCTGGTCAGCAGCTACCTGCTGCAGAAAACCGACAACCAGCTCATCTCGCAACGGTCGCTGATCCTCAGCAACACCACCATGCTGCGCGGCTCGAACAGCCAATCCAGCGGCATGGGCAACAACTACTTCCTGCAAGTGCGCTACGTGGAAAACGGCGAATTCACCGGCAAGGTAAGCACACCACTCGTGCCGTCCGTCGCAGGCCTGTCCGGCAACTCCATCGTGTCCATGCCCAAACTGCCGGCCAACAGCCAGATCACCGACGACATGTTCGGCAAACCGTTCACCACCAGTGCGATGCTGCGCACAGTGACGAACGATGCGAACGGCGGATTCGACCTGAACGGCGTGGACGTCGTGCCGAACGAGGGCGGCAACGCTTCCGGCAGCGGCGATACGGGCGGTGACACGAACAATAAAGCCGAACGATTCGCGGCTGGCGGCAACGTGCTGCAGGCGGCCCGATCGCCGTGGCGCGTAGCCGCATTCAAATGGGTCGAACCTGACGGGAAAAACAACGAAACCGTCAAAGGCGTGGTGTTCATCGGCCTGTCGCTATCCGACCAGATCGACATCATCAACACCCTCACCCAATACTGCGTCACCGTAGGCATCGCCATCGTACTGCTCGGCGGCTCGCTTTCCGCACTCATCATCCGCCGCACGCTACGCCCGCTCAAACGCATCGAAAAAACCGCCGCCCAGATCGCGGTAGGCGACCTCAGCCAGCGCGTGCCCCCCGCACCCGAAAACACGGAAGTCGGTTCACTGTCCACCTCGCTCAACACCATGCTCGCGCGCATCGAACGCAGCTTCCATGAGCAGGAACAGACCACCGAGAAAATGAAACGCTTCGTCTCCGACGCGAGCCACGAGCTGCGCACACCACTCGCCGCAATCCACGGGTATGCGGAGCTATACACCATGCAACGCGATCTGCCAGGCGCCCTGGAACGCGCCGACGAATCCATCGCGCACATCGAACGCTCCAGCCAGCGCATGACCGTACTGGTCGAAGACCTGCTCTCGCTCGCCCGCCTGGACGAAGGCCGCGGCATCGACATGACACAACAGGTATCGCTCACCTCGCTCGTGGCCGACGCAACCGACGACCTGCACGCGCTCGACCCGGAACGCGAAGTCACGCGCGGCACCATAACGCTCAAACCCGCAGATGGCGAACACCCGTGCGACTTCGCAATCGAAGAAGGGCAGATGCAGCCGATCAGCCTGATCGGCGACGCCTCACGCCTACGCCAAGTGGTAACGAACATCATCGGCAACGTGCACCGCTACACGCCATCCGATTCGCCGGTACGCGTATCGATGGGCACCATGCTCGCCTCCATCGACCAGCACACATTGGCCACACTGCCACCTACCGACGCATCGCTACGGCAGTTCCTGGACGCCGCCGAAGTGGGGCAAAGCATGTCCACCGGCACCGCGTATGCCGTCATGCGCTTCGAAGACCACGGGCCGGGAGCTCCTGAGGAAACGCGCTCGCAGCTGTTTGAACGGTTCTATACAGCGGATCCTTCGCGTGCGCGAGCCAAGGGCGGAACCGGTTTGGGTCTTGCCATCGCGTTGTCGGTGGTGCGGGCGCATCAGGGGTTCATCTGTGCCACGGAGACGCCCGGCGGCGGCCTGACCTTCACCATCGTGCTGCCGTTGGCGCATATTGACGACGGTGTTGGCGGTTCGGGTTCGGCTGGCGCGGCGGCTGGCGCTGGCGTTGGTGCGGCTGGTTCTGCTGGCATTAAGTGA
- a CDS encoding response regulator transcription factor, which produces MSKPTEASIVVVDDEPSIRELLVASLHFANFEVSTAASGSEAIEVIEKVQPDLIVLDVMLPDIDGFTVTRRIRQEGINAPVLFLTARDDTQDKVMGLTVGGDDYVTKPFSLEEVVARIRAILRRTREQTEEDPIIRVGDLEINEDSHDVTRSGQTIDLSPTEYKLLRYLMDNAGRVLSKAQILDHVWQYDWGGDAAIVESYISYLRKKVDGIEVTDENGDKHKVTPLIETKRGIGYMIREPRS; this is translated from the coding sequence ATGAGCAAGCCTACTGAAGCATCTATTGTCGTCGTCGACGACGAACCGTCCATCCGCGAACTGCTGGTTGCGTCCCTCCATTTCGCCAATTTCGAAGTCTCTACCGCAGCCTCCGGCTCGGAAGCCATCGAAGTCATCGAAAAGGTCCAGCCCGATCTCATCGTGCTCGACGTCATGCTCCCGGACATTGACGGATTCACCGTCACCCGGCGCATCCGCCAGGAGGGTATCAACGCTCCGGTCCTGTTCCTCACCGCCCGCGACGATACGCAAGACAAGGTGATGGGCCTGACCGTCGGCGGCGATGATTACGTCACCAAGCCATTCAGCCTCGAAGAGGTCGTGGCGCGCATTCGTGCCATTCTGCGCCGCACGCGCGAACAGACCGAAGAGGATCCGATCATTCGCGTGGGCGATCTGGAGATCAACGAGGATTCGCACGACGTAACCCGTTCCGGCCAGACCATCGACCTGAGCCCCACGGAATACAAGCTGCTGCGCTACCTGATGGACAATGCCGGCCGTGTGCTGAGCAAGGCGCAGATCCTCGACCATGTGTGGCAGTACGACTGGGGCGGAGACGCCGCGATCGTGGAAAGCTACATCTCGTACTTGCGCAAGAAGGTCGACGGAATTGAGGTGACTGACGAGAACGGCGACAAGCACAAGGTGACCCCGCTGATTGAAACCAAGCGTGGCATCGGCTACATGATTCGAGAGCCGCGCTCATGA
- a CDS encoding TPM domain-containing protein — MTFEALNDEQSGAVVGTSRIGVSQAAKWLICLVIALMCALWITPCAFAEGEGTLTENITDPQNLLGSNVSAVTDKIKETKQQSGVTVRLLYVESFGTEVNPTKWASGVLESLSPKPNTVLLAVASGDGKLVVVASGNSEDWLRNSKTMDALSEAATDKLAKSGAQDWSGAAIAMMDQIMLLKKTSTSGSLSKIAVIVLMCVVVVLIVGTIVFVVLRNRRRRKEAELDAARAAAGKRTRANRRGHAVGHAAESASRSRGRRGEEHGRGRRGKRSDESVESADVAKSVAKSDADKDGIEAANVTEGAAEPAMVSADAPADDSAKFMPVSNQVEQSEMAGPTELTGPAESTEPVEPTGQPVAQRMEFPEATPEAGAAERTETQPVETPAGDESEPKKHSGFHLFGKGGKGDKGGAKGASAEPLFHAGDSFMPGDGSVDQSVSDDIESMFARPFIPGTQRPSDENSENDENKD; from the coding sequence ATGACATTCGAAGCGTTGAATGACGAACAATCAGGTGCTGTGGTCGGAACCTCCCGTATCGGCGTGTCTCAGGCGGCAAAATGGCTTATCTGCTTGGTTATAGCGCTCATGTGCGCATTGTGGATAACGCCGTGCGCCTTCGCCGAGGGCGAGGGGACGCTTACGGAGAACATCACCGACCCGCAGAATCTGCTTGGTTCGAATGTTTCCGCGGTCACCGACAAGATCAAGGAGACCAAGCAGCAGTCCGGCGTCACGGTCCGTCTGCTGTATGTGGAGAGCTTCGGTACCGAGGTGAACCCTACGAAATGGGCGAGCGGCGTGCTTGAATCGTTGAGCCCGAAGCCGAACACGGTGCTGCTGGCGGTGGCTTCCGGCGACGGCAAACTGGTGGTGGTCGCCTCCGGGAATTCGGAGGATTGGCTGCGCAATTCGAAGACCATGGATGCGTTGAGCGAGGCCGCCACCGACAAGCTGGCGAAAAGCGGCGCGCAGGATTGGTCCGGTGCGGCGATTGCCATGATGGATCAGATCATGCTGTTGAAGAAAACCTCCACGTCGGGGTCGCTGTCGAAGATCGCCGTGATCGTGCTGATGTGCGTGGTGGTGGTGCTGATCGTGGGCACGATTGTGTTTGTTGTGCTGCGCAACCGTCGCAGGCGCAAGGAGGCCGAGCTGGATGCGGCGCGTGCCGCGGCGGGCAAGCGCACCAGGGCGAACCGTAGGGGGCATGCGGTGGGTCATGCCGCTGAATCGGCGAGCCGTTCCCGTGGCAGGCGTGGCGAGGAGCATGGCCGGGGCAGGCGCGGCAAGCGGAGTGATGAGAGTGTGGAATCTGCCGACGTGGCTAAGTCTGTGGCTAAGTCTGACGCCGATAAGGACGGTATCGAGGCGGCAAACGTAACGGAGGGTGCGGCGGAGCCTGCAATGGTTTCGGCTGATGCGCCTGCAGACGATTCCGCCAAATTCATGCCGGTAAGCAATCAAGTCGAACAGTCTGAGATGGCTGGGCCAACCGAGTTGACCGGGCCGGCTGAGTCGACTGAGCCGGTTGAGCCGACCGGGCAACCGGTTGCGCAGCGTATGGAATTCCCCGAGGCGACGCCTGAAGCCGGTGCCGCTGAGCGCACTGAGACTCAGCCTGTGGAGACTCCGGCAGGCGACGAGAGCGAGCCGAAGAAGCATTCCGGCTTCCACCTGTTCGGTAAGGGCGGCAAAGGTGACAAGGGCGGCGCGAAGGGCGCTTCCGCCGAGCCGCTGTTCCACGCGGGTGACTCGTTTATGCCGGGTGACGGTTCCGTCGATCAATCCGTATCCGACGACATCGAGTCCATGTTCGCCCGCCCGTTCATTCCGGGAACGCAACGGCCGAGCGACGAGAACAGCGAGAACGACGAGAATAAGGACTAG
- a CDS encoding WXG100 family type VII secretion target: MPQYQVDSEQIQSSSAAVQASVSQIRQAVAGMYSNLNTLQGVWRGSAATQFSAVAAQWRTAQQQMEASLESIQRALTQASTVYAEAETAASRLFAQ; encoded by the coding sequence ATGCCTCAGTACCAAGTGGATTCCGAACAGATCCAATCCTCCAGCGCGGCCGTGCAGGCCTCGGTGAGCCAGATCAGGCAGGCGGTGGCCGGCATGTATTCCAATCTCAACACCCTGCAAGGCGTGTGGCGGGGATCGGCGGCGACGCAATTCAGCGCGGTCGCGGCGCAATGGCGTACCGCGCAACAGCAGATGGAGGCATCGCTCGAATCGATCCAACGAGCGCTGACGCAGGCCTCCACGGTGTATGCCGAGGCGGAAACCGCCGCCTCGCGCCTGTTCGCGCAGTAA